A single window of Leptolyngbya ohadii IS1 DNA harbors:
- a CDS encoding bifunctional heptose 7-phosphate kinase/heptose 1-phosphate adenyltransferase yields MVILDTPFEAHLRAIADRLFSLIDRFSQAKVLVIGDLTLDEFLTGQVERVSREAPVMILRHEQTERTPGGGANAVYNLAKLGAQVQAVGLVGDDEQGIALKNLFAQAGIDTAGIFVDPDRPTVTKTRISGHARQSVTQQIVRIDRKSDRIPALELQQQLAAYIRQYVHFVDAVVCSDYGDYTLSQPVIDAALFHPYTVVDAQHSLDRYRGAFLFTPNLPEAEKAVGYEITDDQTLSRAGRDLLERTKAKFILITRGDAGMTLFDRSGVEQTIPAFNRTEVFDVTGAGDTVAAALTLALTAGASPWEAAILGNLAASLVVRQFGTATTTQAAMQATLKDILSGTQEARITEPLRERAASPETFRNI; encoded by the coding sequence GTGGTCATTCTAGATACTCCGTTTGAGGCGCATCTTCGTGCCATTGCCGATCGTCTGTTTTCTTTGATCGATCGCTTTTCCCAGGCGAAAGTGCTGGTGATTGGCGATCTGACGCTGGACGAATTTTTGACGGGACAGGTGGAGCGAGTCTCGCGGGAAGCCCCGGTGATGATTCTGCGGCACGAGCAGACGGAACGCACCCCTGGCGGCGGAGCCAATGCGGTCTACAACCTGGCAAAGCTGGGGGCACAGGTGCAGGCAGTCGGTCTGGTGGGAGACGATGAGCAGGGCATCGCGCTCAAGAACTTATTTGCCCAAGCGGGCATCGATACAGCGGGGATTTTTGTCGATCCCGATCGCCCCACCGTTACTAAAACCCGGATTTCCGGTCATGCTCGCCAGTCGGTGACGCAGCAGATTGTCCGCATCGATCGCAAATCCGATCGGATTCCTGCTCTGGAGCTTCAGCAGCAGCTCGCCGCCTACATTCGCCAGTACGTTCATTTTGTAGATGCGGTGGTTTGCTCGGACTATGGCGACTACACCCTCAGCCAGCCCGTGATTGATGCGGCGCTGTTCCATCCCTACACCGTCGTCGATGCCCAGCATTCCCTCGATCGCTATCGGGGCGCGTTTTTGTTTACGCCCAACCTGCCGGAAGCGGAGAAAGCCGTAGGCTACGAAATTACCGACGATCAAACGCTCAGCCGCGCCGGACGGGATTTGCTGGAGCGCACCAAAGCCAAGTTTATTCTGATCACGCGAGGCGATGCCGGAATGACCCTCTTCGATCGATCGGGCGTGGAGCAAACCATTCCTGCCTTTAACCGCACCGAAGTCTTTGATGTAACGGGCGCAGGGGATACGGTCGCTGCTGCTCTGACGCTGGCACTCACCGCAGGCGCATCACCCTGGGAAGCCGCAATTCTGGGAAATCTGGCAGCCAGTCTAGTTGTGCGGCAGTTTGGCACGGCAACCACGACTCAGGCGGCAATGCAGGCTACCCTGAAGGATATTCTGAGCGGAACTCAGGAAGCTCGGATTACGGAACCGCTGCGCGAACGGGCTGCTTCTCCTGAGACATTCAGAAATATTTGA